DNA from Musa acuminata AAA Group cultivar baxijiao chromosome BXJ1-5, Cavendish_Baxijiao_AAA, whole genome shotgun sequence:
cttaagaataaaaaaaaaattataatatataatattttattaacttcTAAGAATGTAACATTTATAACTTGATTTAAGAAAATAatcattcatttttctttatgataTCCAtgaatttttaagatttttaatttttaataatctaatttcttttattttttacatattttgttttctctttctttttggtAAGTTATGATGACTTATTACATTAAATTACTTATTTTTTGAAAatctcgtgtgtgtgtgtgtgtgtgtgtgtgtctttttCTATTTCGACATTTTGTTCCAAGTAGATAATAAAGAAGAGGCTTCAAGCCACACGAGTTGGATACTTCGTCTCCAACACCGACCGGTAAGCTTTTCTATCTTTCCAAATTCGGGTTCTAGAACTTTCTCACGTGATGTGGCGTTCGGCGATAGGTCGACCATAAATGTCACGCTGGGCTCCACCCTCCGTGATTGTGAGTGTAGTACACGTGATGTGACATCCAGAGATCAGTTCCATCCGCCACGCGTCCATCCCATCTTGCGGTACGTACAGCGGACACGTCTCAAACAcatcatcatgatcatcatcatccaaAAAGACAATTTTGATGAGTATTCATTTTTTCTACAGATAAATAAATAATAGTAATAAACCAATAAATAAATACGGGTTTGCACGGGAAGTAGCTAAAATCCATGATGGATCATCATCCAGTGTCATCAGATCATGTAACCTGTCCCATATCCCACCATTTCCGACACCTGCTGCTGCTCTGGAGCAGGTGGCGTCTGATCAGGGAAGGGGAAATTGAGCTTGGCGCGTTGCCCGCGGAACTCGATGGCGGCTCTGTCGTAGGCcatcgccgccgcctccgcggtgtCGAAGGTGCCCAGCCACTTGCGCACCGCCCGCCTGGGGTCGCGTATCTCCGCCGCCCACTTCCCCCACGGCCGCTGCCTCACCCCACGGTACTTGCTCTTCTTCGTatcattcctcctcctcctcgtcgtcctCCCGGGGTCAGTGGCAGCGACAGCCGGGGCGGCGGAAACCTCGTCGTCGGCGGAGG
Protein-coding regions in this window:
- the LOC135673118 gene encoding ethylene-responsive transcription factor ERF109-like; the protein is MLSFSDPQRSFPSFSGASREQETSAIVSALVDVLSGHATAPAALPLPDTCRLCGIAGCLGCDFFASADDEVSAAPAVAATDPGRTTRRRRNDTKKSKYRGVRQRPWGKWAAEIRDPRRAVRKWLGTFDTAEAAAMAYDRAAIEFRGQRAKLNFPFPDQTPPAPEQQQVSEMVGYGTGYMI